A segment of the Streptomyces sp. NBC_01235 genome:
GCCACGCGGACGTCGGCCAGGGCGAACAGTCGTGGGTGACGCTCGCCGATCCCGAGGGGAACGAGTTCTGCGTGCTGGGGCCGCGGCCACGACCTTGACCGCTGACGCCCCGCCCTGTGCCGGGAGCGCACGGGCCGCGCATATCCCGAAGCGAACCCGGGCGATCGAACATACGATGGGCGCAGCCGGCGCGGGCTTCGCCGTGCCGCCGCGAAGACCGACCGCTCTCGGGGTGGGAGACGTATGGCACAGGCCGCCGACGTAAGCCGGACCGTCATCCTGACCGTGGACGACGACCCGGGGGTCTCCCGTGCCGTCGCCCGCGACCTGCGGCGCCGCTACGGCGCCTCGTACCGGATCGTGCGCGCCGAGTCCGGGGAGTCCGCGCTGGAGGCGTTGCGCGAGCTGAAGCTGCGCGGCGACCTGGTGGCCGTCATCCTGGCCGACTACCGGATGCCGCAGATGAACGGCATCGAGTTCCTCGAACAGGCCCTGGACGTCTACCCGGGCGCCCGGCGCGTGCTGCTCACCGCGTACGCGGACACGAGCGCGGCGATCGACGCGATCAACGTCGTCGACCTCGACCACTATCTCCTCAAGCCCTGGGACCCGCCGGAGGAGAAGCTCTACCCCGTCCTGGACGACCTGCTGGACGCCTGGCGCTCCAGCGACTACCGGCCCGTGCCCGCCACGAAGGTGGTCGGCCACCGCTGGTCGGCGCGCTCCTCGGACGTGCGGGAGTTCCTCGCCCGCAACCAGGTGCCCTACCGCTGGTACTCCGCCGACGAGCCCGAGGGGCAGCGGCTGTTGGCCGCGGCCGGGGTCGACGGGCAGCGGCTGCCGCTGGTGGTCACCGCGGAGGGCACGCCGCTGGTCGAGCCGGACGCCCCCGAACTGGCCGCCCACGTCGGGCTGGCGACGACTCCGACGGCCGACTTCTACGACCTCGTGGTGATCGGCGGCGGCCCGGCCGGGCTCGGCGCGGCCGTCTACGGGGCCTCCGAGGGTCTGCGGACGGTGCTGGTGGAGCGGTCGGCGACGGGTGGGCAGGCAGGGCAGAGCTCGCGGATCGAGAACTACCTGGGCTTCCCCGACGGTGTGTCCGGGGCGCAGCTCACCGACCGGGCACGGCGGCAGGCGA
Coding sequences within it:
- a CDS encoding FAD-dependent oxidoreductase, whose translation is MAQAADVSRTVILTVDDDPGVSRAVARDLRRRYGASYRIVRAESGESALEALRELKLRGDLVAVILADYRMPQMNGIEFLEQALDVYPGARRVLLTAYADTSAAIDAINVVDLDHYLLKPWDPPEEKLYPVLDDLLDAWRSSDYRPVPATKVVGHRWSARSSDVREFLARNQVPYRWYSADEPEGQRLLAAAGVDGQRLPLVVTAEGTPLVEPDAPELAAHVGLATTPTADFYDLVVIGGGPAGLGAAVYGASEGLRTVLVERSATGGQAGQSSRIENYLGFPDGVSGAQLTDRARRQATKFGAEILTAREVTGLEVNGSARVVRFSDGSAVAAHSVILATGVSYRQLAAPGCDDLTGCGVFYGSALTEAASCQGHDVYIVGGANSAGQAAMYLARGAKSVTLLVRGESLSASMSHYLIQQIEEAPNISVRPGTVVEGAHGDGHLEQLTLRDVVSGESELVDAQWMFVFIGAAPLTDWLDGTVLRDERGFILAGPDLTPDGRPPADWELDRPPYHLETNIPGVFVAGDARAESAKRVASAVGEGAMAVMLVHRYLEQS